The following are from one region of the Patagioenas fasciata isolate bPatFas1 chromosome 14, bPatFas1.hap1, whole genome shotgun sequence genome:
- the PANK3 gene encoding pantothenate kinase 3 — protein sequence MKIKDAKKPSFPWFGMDIGGTLVKLAYFEPIDITAEEEQEEVESLKSIRRYLTSNVAYGSTGIRDVHLELKDLTIFDRRGNLHFIRFPTHDLPTFIQMGRNKNFSTLHTVLCATGGGAYKFEEDFRTIGNLQLHKLDELDCLVKGLLYIDSVSFNGQAECYYFENASDPERCQKMPFNLDDPYPLLVVNIGSGVSILSVHSKDNYKRVTGTSLGGGTFLGLCSLLTGCESFEEALEMASKGDSTHADKLVRDIYGGDYERFGLPGWAVASSFGNMIYKEKRESVSKEDLARAILVTITNNIGSIARMCAVNEKINRVVFVGNFLRVNTLSMKLLAYALDYWSKGQLKALFLEHEGYFGAVGALLGLPNFS from the exons ATGAAGATCAAGGATGCCAAGAAGCCGT CTTTCCCATGGTTTGGCATGGACATTGGGGGAACTTTGGTGAAACTTGCCTACTTTGAACCTATTGATATCACTgcagaggaggaacaggaggaagtaGAAAGCTTGAAGAGCATCCGCAGATACCTGACTTCTAATGTAGCCTACGGATCCACTGGCATTCGAGATGTCCACCTAGAGCTGAAAGACTTAACGATTTTTGATCGAAGAGGAAACTTGCACTTTATCCGATTCCCAACTCATGATTTGCCTACTTTTATCCAAATGGGAAGAAATAAGAACTTCTCAACACTACATACGGTGCTCTGTGCCACTGGCGGTGGCGCTTACAAGTTTGAAGAAGACTTTCGCACA ATTGGAAACCTCCAGCTGCACAAACTGGATGAGCTTGACTGCCTTGTCAAAGGCTTATTGTATATAGACTCTGTCAGCTTCAACGGCCAGGCAGAGTGCTATTATTTTGAAAATGCCTCAGATCCTGAGAGATGCCAAAAGATGCCTTTTAATCTGGATGATCCATATCCACTCCTGGTTGTTAACATTGGGTCAGGAGTCAGTATTTTATCAGTCCATTCCAAAGACAACTATAAAAGAGTAACTGGAACAAG tcTAGGAGGAGGGACCTTCCTTGGTTTATGCAGTTTGTTGACGGGCTGTGAAAGTTTTGAAGAAGCTCTGGAAATGGCGTCCAAAGGAGACAGCACACATGCTGACAAGCTGGTTCGAGATATTTATGGAGGAGACTATGAAAGATTTGGCTTGCCAGGATGGGCTGTAGCATCCAG TTTTGGGAATATGATCTACAAAGAGAAGAGAGAGTCTGTTAGTAAGGAAGATCTTGCAAGAGCCATATTGGTTACCATCACCAATAACATTGGCTCCATTGCCCGGATGTGTGCAGTAAATGAG aaaataaacagaGTTGTGTTTGTTGGCAATTTTTTACGCGTGAATACTTTGTCAATGAAGCTTCTTGCATATGCCCTGGATTACTGGTCAAAAGGCCAGCTGAAGGCCTTGTTTCTAGAACAT